The following DNA comes from candidate division KSB1 bacterium.
CGTGTAATTCAGGCTCAAACTCAGCGAGTCGCCGGGAGGCAAACGCACCGGCAGCGGCAGATCCAAAATCGTGTCGTGAAAATTGAAGGCGCGCAGTGGAAATTCCGTCTCGCGCCCGATGGCGTGAAACTGCACGCTCAGAATCGTCAGCGGATAATCGGCTTCCTGAATCACGCGCACGCTGCCGCGTTGAAATCGCCGCATCTCCCGAACCGCGGTGTTCTCTTCGTCCAAAAAAGCGTTGGCCGGAACTTGCAGGTAAATTCGCGCGAGCGTGTCCGGCGAGTTGTTTTTGTAAGACAAAACCAAATGGCCGTTGAGCGTTTTGTTGGTCGTGTCAAATTCGGCTTCGATTTGATAGCGCACGCCTTGCTGAAAGTAAGGCCGTTGGGCCGATGCGGTTTGGCTGCTGCTGACAAAAGGAACGAATAGAATGAAGATAAAAACCAAAATCCGTTTTTTCATTTTTTTATCCGTTTTGAGTTAACGCCTCTCCTTTTTTAACGCCCCACATAAAAGCAAATGCAATGCCGACGGCGATGGCGCCGTACAAGAAGGCGACGCGATAATCGTTGTGGAAAATCGCAATCGTCTTTCCCGCCAAAACCGGCCCGGCGATGGCGGAAGATTGGGAAGCGAGGTAGTACAAGCCGGTGTAAGCGCCGAGGCGTTTCTGCGGCGCGCTGTCGATGACCATCGGCAATGAATTGACCAAAATCAACGACCATGCCACGCCGGCGAGTGAGAGCAAAATTCGCGCTTGCCACGCACTGTGTACGAAATAGCCACAGGTGAGCAACAACGCAAACGCCGCGATGCCGGCCTGAATCGTGCGTTTGCGACCCAAGCGCGCGCCCATCAAACCGCCCGGCACGGAAAACACAATGATGCTCAAGGCAAAAAACGCCAACAGCGAGGTGGCCTCACCGCTGTCGATTTTCAAAACATTCACCGCAAAGGAAGTGAAGAAAACTTCGAGTGCGTTGAAACTGAGGAACCAGAAAAAAATCGCGGCCAACAAACGCAGCGCCGAACGGTCGCGGTCGAAAATGACAAGGCGCAGGCTGTCCCAAAGTTTCAACTCTGGCTCGCCCGGTTCGAGTTTTTCCGCTTGCGGTTCGTGGATGAAGATCAACACCACGGCGCAGGCCAGCAGCATCAGCACGCCGCCAAAGTAAAACGGCGCGGCGGCGGAGATTTTGAACAACGCCCCGCCGGCCACTGCCGCCAAAATGCCGCCGATGCCGCCCATCAAATTGATCACGCCATTGGCCTGCGAACGTTGCGGCGAGGGCGTGATGTCCGGCATCAGCGCGATCACCGGCGTGCGAAAAAGATCCATGCTCAGCAGCATGAGGATGATCGCCGCCATAAACACGCCGAGATGATTTCCCAGCGCGTGAGGAATGGCGATGAAACTGATCATCGCCAGCGGCGCGCCGGCGGCGATGAATGGCTTGCGGCGACCCCATGAAGTGCGCAGGCGATCCGACCACGCGCCGACGTAAGGCAAAATGAACAATGCGGCAAGATTGTCCAACGTCATGATGAATCCGGTCAACGTCGTGCCGAGTCCGAAGCCGGTTACGCCGGCGCTGGCCGAGAAATCCGGGCGCCCGGCTTGCAGAAAAATCGGAACGTAGGCGTTGTAAATGCCCCACAACAGCGAGATGCCCAGGAAACCGAACCCGAGCAGGATGAGTCGAAGATGGGAAAATTGCATTCAGCCTCCGTGTGAAACCTCGTTCGCCAGTCGCGTGTAAATTTTTCAAAAAACCCTTGACAATGAAGATGACAAGGCGTATTTTGGAAACGAAAGTTTAGATCAGCGTTTCCACAATAATACTACCACAGGTCAATGATGGCCTTTTATCTTTAATATATGGAAACCAACAAAATAATTATTGTTTCCACAGTTTG
Coding sequences within:
- a CDS encoding MFS transporter, producing MQFSHLRLILLGFGFLGISLLWGIYNAYVPIFLQAGRPDFSASAGVTGFGLGTTLTGFIMTLDNLAALFILPYVGAWSDRLRTSWGRRKPFIAAGAPLAMISFIAIPHALGNHLGVFMAAIILMLLSMDLFRTPVIALMPDITPSPQRSQANGVINLMGGIGGILAAVAGGALFKISAAAPFYFGGVLMLLACAVVLIFIHEPQAEKLEPGEPELKLWDSLRLVIFDRDRSALRLLAAIFFWFLSFNALEVFFTSFAVNVLKIDSGEATSLLAFFALSIIVFSVPGGLMGARLGRKRTIQAGIAAFALLLTCGYFVHSAWQARILLSLAGVAWSLILVNSLPMVIDSAPQKRLGAYTGLYYLASQSSAIAGPVLAGKTIAIFHNDYRVAFLYGAIAVGIAFAFMWGVKKGEALTQNG